The following proteins are encoded in a genomic region of Fretibacterium sp. OH1220_COT-178:
- the rpmJ gene encoding 50S ribosomal protein L36, which yields MKVKPSVKPICEFCRVIRRNGVVRIICSRDARHKQRQGARR from the coding sequence AGGTGAAACCGTCGGTCAAGCCGATCTGTGAGTTTTGTCGAGTGATCCGGCGCAACGGCGTCGTGCGTATCATCTGCAGTCGGGACGCGCGTCACAAGCAGCGGCAGGGTGCAAGGAGGTAA
- a CDS encoding energy-coupling factor transporter transmembrane component T family protein: MYFSATSMGQYVPIDSPVHRLDPRAKLLGLVLLVSAVFASSDPLSLGICILALFGIVSLSGLPWRTILRSSRPILFLVAFTLVFNVVSELWMGRSFGGSLARGGLTALRLMVLMLFAVLLPLTTAPLELADGLERLLRPLARFGFPSHECAMMTGVALRFIPLLMEETDRIIRAQLSRGARLDQGGIVRRVMAFFPVLIPLFVIVFRRADEMALAMEARGYRGGEGRTKRRPLCWKKSDTGATICTVCFVVLLLLLRRFWL, from the coding sequence ATGTATTTTTCCGCCACCTCCATGGGGCAGTACGTCCCGATCGATTCCCCGGTCCACCGGCTGGACCCCCGGGCCAAACTCCTCGGGCTCGTGCTCCTGGTGTCCGCCGTGTTCGCCTCGTCCGACCCCCTGTCCCTGGGGATTTGCATCCTGGCCCTGTTCGGCATCGTCTCCCTCTCCGGCCTTCCCTGGAGGACGATCCTGCGCTCCTCGCGCCCCATTCTCTTCCTGGTCGCCTTCACCCTCGTGTTCAACGTCGTGTCCGAGCTCTGGATGGGGCGTTCGTTCGGCGGCTCCCTGGCCCGGGGAGGCCTGACGGCGCTTCGGCTGATGGTGCTGATGCTCTTTGCCGTGCTGCTGCCGCTGACGACGGCCCCCCTGGAGCTGGCCGATGGGCTCGAACGTCTGCTGCGCCCCCTCGCCCGTTTCGGCTTTCCCTCCCACGAGTGTGCCATGATGACGGGGGTTGCGCTGCGTTTCATCCCTCTTTTGATGGAGGAGACGGACCGCATCATTCGGGCGCAGCTCTCTCGGGGGGCCCGCTTGGACCAGGGGGGGATCGTCCGCCGCGTCATGGCCTTTTTCCCCGTGTTGATCCCCCTCTTCGTCATCGTCTTTCGCAGGGCCGACGAGATGGCCCTGGCCATGGAGGCCCGTGGCTATCGGGGGGGCGAGGGACGGACGAAAAGGCGCCCTCTGTGCTGGAAAAAAAGCGATACAGGCGCTACAATTTGCACCGTGTGTTTCGTCGTTCTTCTCCTCCTGCTGAGGAGGTTCTGGCTGTGA
- the truA gene encoding tRNA pseudouridine(38-40) synthase TruA, with the protein MKGWKYAAQIAYMGGGYSGWQRQKEALGVQEVLEDALSRLSSAPVRVIGAGRTDKGVHAVGQMASFRMDREWAPERLQLAANFYLPEDVRVMRVHPVSGGFNARRSALWREYRYFIWHGWVCPPHLNGLVWWCKAPWSLDRARAACRVLEGEHDFRAFCKTGECPERSVRTLERVRCRRWGPMTVLTVRAPSFLMNMVRIIVGNVDAVARGRRSLAWLEALLSGDARSRSAVTAPACGLYFWRAAYAELFGGRAASPLGGWSPGFWGAQGGAEDCGI; encoded by the coding sequence GTGAAGGGTTGGAAGTACGCCGCACAGATCGCCTATATGGGCGGCGGCTACTCGGGCTGGCAGCGCCAGAAGGAGGCCCTGGGCGTCCAGGAGGTTCTGGAGGACGCGTTGTCCCGGCTTTCCTCCGCGCCGGTCCGGGTGATCGGGGCCGGACGGACCGACAAGGGCGTCCACGCGGTGGGGCAGATGGCCTCCTTCCGTATGGACAGGGAGTGGGCTCCCGAACGCCTGCAGTTGGCGGCCAATTTTTACCTGCCCGAGGACGTGAGGGTCATGAGGGTCCATCCGGTCTCGGGGGGCTTCAATGCCCGGCGCAGCGCCCTGTGGCGGGAATACCGCTATTTCATCTGGCACGGCTGGGTCTGCCCGCCGCATCTCAACGGGCTCGTCTGGTGGTGCAAGGCGCCGTGGTCGCTCGATCGGGCCCGGGCCGCCTGCCGGGTGCTGGAGGGCGAGCACGACTTCAGAGCCTTCTGCAAGACGGGCGAGTGTCCGGAGCGAAGCGTCCGGACGCTGGAGCGCGTCCGTTGCCGCCGGTGGGGGCCCATGACCGTCCTGACGGTTCGGGCGCCCTCCTTTTTGATGAACATGGTGCGCATCATCGTGGGGAACGTCGACGCCGTGGCGAGGGGCAGGCGCTCCTTGGCTTGGCTGGAGGCGCTCCTGTCGGGGGATGCACGATCCCGTTCCGCCGTGACCGCGCCCGCCTGCGGGCTCTACTTCTGGCGGGCGGCCTACGCGGAGCTCTTTGGCGGGCGTGCCGCCTCACCCCTCGGAGGCTGGTCCCCAGGCTTCTGGGGCGCACAGGGCGGGGCCGAGGACTGTGGGATTTGA
- a CDS encoding DNA-directed RNA polymerase subunit alpha produces the protein MLETLEILRPALKIEENTPTYGRLALEPLERGYGMTLGNALRRVLLSSIRGAAITSVRIEGVLHEFSTVPGVREDVIEILMNLKHVPVRSKSNEVRVISVELEKAGVVTAKDIQVDSEVEFVDPESKICTLEKGARLAMELYVEQGTGYLSAERPRPAFLPVDALLTDAIFSPVLRVNYRVEAARVGQRTDYERLVLDVWTNGIVSPDAAVGEAAQIIRTYFGHVVANLEQCREEHVAGFELAGEDRGAETNVKLPDGNEEFLARPVKDLELSIRSENCLLRGGIQTIGDLLQKTREDLLKIRNLGKISLNEIGERLDSAGLKLREKKDMKATKED, from the coding sequence ATGTTGGAAACCTTGGAAATCTTACGGCCCGCGCTTAAGATAGAGGAGAACACCCCCACTTACGGGCGTCTGGCTTTGGAGCCTCTGGAGCGGGGGTATGGCATGACGCTGGGCAACGCCCTGCGCCGGGTGCTGCTCTCCTCCATCCGAGGTGCCGCCATTACGTCGGTCCGCATCGAGGGAGTACTGCACGAATTTAGCACCGTCCCGGGCGTACGTGAGGATGTCATCGAGATTTTGATGAATTTGAAACATGTCCCCGTCCGCTCCAAGAGCAACGAGGTGCGCGTGATCTCCGTGGAGCTCGAGAAGGCTGGGGTTGTTACGGCCAAGGACATCCAGGTGGACAGCGAGGTGGAGTTCGTCGACCCCGAGTCCAAGATCTGCACCCTGGAGAAGGGGGCCCGTCTCGCCATGGAGCTCTACGTGGAGCAGGGGACGGGGTATCTTTCCGCAGAGCGTCCCCGGCCGGCCTTCCTGCCGGTGGACGCCTTGCTTACCGATGCCATCTTCTCCCCTGTGCTCCGCGTGAACTACCGCGTGGAGGCGGCGCGCGTCGGGCAGAGGACGGACTACGAGCGCTTGGTCCTCGATGTCTGGACGAACGGCATCGTCTCTCCGGACGCAGCGGTGGGCGAGGCTGCGCAGATCATCCGGACCTACTTCGGGCACGTCGTCGCGAACCTCGAACAGTGCCGCGAGGAACACGTTGCGGGCTTCGAGCTCGCGGGGGAGGACCGGGGGGCGGAGACGAACGTCAAACTGCCTGACGGGAACGAGGAGTTTCTGGCCCGCCCGGTCAAGGACCTCGAGCTCTCCATCCGGAGCGAGAATTGCCTGCTTCGCGGAGGCATCCAGACGATAGGGGATCTCCTCCAGAAGACGAGGGAGGATCTCCTGAAGATTCGGAATCTGGGCAAGATATCCCTGAACGAGATCGGGGAGAGATTGGACAGCGCGGGCTTGAAGCTGCGCGAGAAAAAAGATATGAAAGCAACCAAGGAGGATTAA
- the rpsM gene encoding 30S ribosomal protein S13 — protein MARIAGVDIPREKRVEIALTYIFGIGLPSSKKILAATGVDPNARVKDLSEADVQKLRREIEDHYHVEGDLRREVSMNIKRLIDIGCYRGLRHKQGLPVRGQRTKTNARTRKGPRRTVANKKMAGK, from the coding sequence ATGGCTCGTATTGCAGGTGTGGACATCCCGCGCGAGAAGCGCGTCGAAATTGCGTTGACCTATATCTTCGGGATCGGGCTTCCCTCCTCCAAGAAGATCCTGGCCGCTACGGGGGTCGATCCGAACGCCCGCGTCAAGGACCTCTCGGAGGCGGACGTCCAGAAGCTGCGCCGCGAGATCGAGGACCACTACCACGTGGAGGGCGACCTGCGCCGCGAGGTCTCCATGAACATCAAGCGGCTGATCGATATCGGCTGCTACAGGGGCCTTCGTCACAAGCAGGGCCTTCCGGTGAGAGGGCAGCGGACGAAGACCAACGCCAGGACCCGTAAGGGGCCGCGCCGGACTGTCGCGAACAAGAAGATGGCAGGCAAGTAG
- a CDS encoding ABC transporter ATP-binding protein: protein MNFSKEPPLLSLRSVSFSYDGVRRVLDDISLEVRSGERVAILGHNGSGKSTLVRILGALQVPLQGAYFISGRNVTDIPFDELHRRVGVVFQNPENQIVAALVDDDVAFAPENQGLPSSEIQERVDRALERVGMAHKRSVPVSALSGGEKQRVALAGALAAKVDCLVLDEPTAMLDPEGRLEVAEALRAIQASGTTLIQVTHQLECLEDADRILVLERGRWIWQGGTDCFWPAAAGLGFELSPLRRLSARLVSAGVPVPSVSVGGVVSAIGAHLTETASPEPEDDPDPIPLSAPITPFLEVRDLTFRFDSPSQGGTVLEGVAASFPKGRWTSIVGRTGSGKSTLVQHLNGLYKIQSGEILLGGEPLPQKGEALHRLRGTVGLVFQSPEDQLFSATVREELSFAPGNAGFEGEALEGAVRGALDAVGLGEDFLARNPLSLSGGERRLVAIASVLAADPECLVLDEPMAGLDAAYRRRMLSLFSELRAQGRTVVTITHDLEMAFRFSDRILVMDSGKSRGEGNVGEALSSLMEVLSPSVWPEILQVSGRLRTRFPGIPLAWDPDVLFEWLTGRMGCSPARRA from the coding sequence TTGAACTTTTCGAAGGAACCTCCCCTTCTCTCCCTGCGTTCCGTCTCCTTCTCCTACGATGGAGTGCGGCGGGTTCTGGACGATATATCGCTGGAGGTCCGCTCCGGAGAGCGGGTCGCCATTCTGGGGCACAACGGTTCCGGGAAGTCGACGCTCGTCAGGATTTTAGGCGCTCTGCAAGTCCCTTTGCAGGGTGCCTATTTCATTTCGGGCCGCAACGTGACGGATATCCCCTTCGATGAGCTGCACCGAAGGGTTGGGGTCGTCTTCCAGAACCCGGAGAACCAGATCGTGGCGGCCTTGGTCGATGACGACGTCGCCTTTGCCCCCGAGAACCAGGGGCTCCCGTCCTCCGAGATTCAGGAGAGGGTGGATCGGGCCCTGGAGCGGGTGGGGATGGCGCATAAGCGTTCCGTTCCGGTCTCGGCGCTCTCGGGCGGCGAGAAGCAGCGGGTGGCGCTGGCCGGGGCGTTGGCCGCCAAGGTCGATTGCCTCGTTTTGGACGAACCCACCGCAATGCTGGACCCGGAGGGGCGTCTCGAGGTGGCCGAGGCCCTGAGGGCCATCCAGGCCTCGGGAACGACTTTGATTCAAGTCACGCACCAACTGGAGTGCCTGGAGGATGCGGACCGTATTCTCGTCCTGGAGAGGGGAAGATGGATTTGGCAGGGGGGAACGGACTGCTTCTGGCCGGCTGCTGCGGGGCTGGGCTTCGAGCTCTCCCCGCTTCGGCGGCTGTCCGCACGGCTCGTCTCGGCCGGAGTTCCGGTTCCCTCGGTCTCCGTCGGGGGGGTCGTCTCGGCGATAGGGGCGCACCTGACGGAGACCGCCTCCCCGGAGCCGGAGGACGACCCCGACCCGATACCCCTCTCCGCTCCGATCACGCCCTTTCTGGAGGTGCGGGACCTGACCTTCCGCTTCGATTCCCCCTCGCAGGGGGGAACGGTTCTGGAGGGCGTAGCCGCGTCCTTTCCGAAGGGACGGTGGACCTCCATCGTGGGGCGCACCGGGAGTGGAAAATCGACCCTGGTCCAGCACCTGAATGGGCTTTACAAGATTCAGTCGGGGGAGATTCTTTTGGGGGGAGAGCCCCTGCCCCAGAAGGGGGAGGCCCTGCATCGGCTTCGCGGAACGGTAGGGCTCGTCTTCCAGTCCCCCGAGGATCAGCTCTTCTCCGCGACGGTGCGGGAGGAGCTCTCCTTTGCGCCGGGGAACGCCGGCTTCGAGGGCGAGGCCCTGGAAGGGGCCGTTCGCGGGGCTCTGGATGCTGTGGGGCTGGGCGAGGACTTCCTGGCCCGCAACCCGCTCTCCCTCTCCGGAGGCGAACGCCGTCTGGTGGCCATAGCCTCGGTGCTTGCCGCCGACCCGGAATGCCTGGTCCTCGACGAGCCGATGGCCGGCCTCGACGCGGCCTACCGACGAAGGATGCTCTCCCTGTTCTCGGAACTGAGGGCCCAGGGACGGACGGTCGTCACCATCACTCACGACCTTGAGATGGCGTTCCGGTTCAGCGACCGGATTCTCGTCATGGACTCCGGGAAATCGAGGGGGGAGGGGAACGTCGGGGAGGCTCTGTCCTCGCTGATGGAGGTTCTGAGCCCGTCGGTCTGGCCCGAGATCCTTCAGGTCTCCGGACGGCTGCGAACGCGCTTCCCGGGAATTCCCCTGGCCTGGGACCCGGACGTTCTGTTCGAGTGGCTGACGGGCCGCATGGGATGCTCCCCGGCCCGACGCGCATAA
- the rplQ gene encoding 50S ribosomal protein L17, with amino-acid sequence MRHRVDHRTLGRYGSHRRAMLANMAASLFLNGQIQTTVTRAKELRRVAEKLITRARGGSVHDIRVVFSRMPHKEAATKLFDELAPRYASFDKGGYTRIVKLGHRSGDGAPMAMIQLIER; translated from the coding sequence ATGAGACACCGTGTGGATCATAGAACGCTTGGCCGCTACGGCAGCCACAGGAGGGCGATGCTTGCCAATATGGCCGCCAGCCTGTTTCTGAACGGCCAGATCCAGACCACCGTCACCCGCGCCAAGGAGCTTCGTCGTGTTGCCGAGAAGCTGATCACCCGGGCGCGCGGCGGCTCCGTCCACGACATTCGCGTCGTGTTCTCCCGTATGCCCCACAAGGAGGCTGCAACGAAGCTGTTCGACGAGCTGGCGCCGCGCTACGCCTCCTTCGACAAGGGCGGCTATACGCGCATCGTCAAACTGGGGCACCGTTCCGGCGACGGCGCTCCAATGGCCATGATCCAGCTTATCGAGAGATAG
- the flgA gene encoding flagellar basal body P-ring formation chaperone FlgA produces MLRLFFIALLGAGLPLGFPGELRAERGIRVEVPSVVHVDATAFMLGDIARIYGSDSAREALSPLLLSSEGGFLARESVVRAIEASGLDGVRVEVRMPQRVRVLPAEAGETSSHEAGLSPDENLSSVIKSLAAWDGVVEVAHSGTVPQGRLVSPASLVPGTPAATLRFRDAGGRERSLGVRLTWTQNVLVMARSVPRDRPLAAADLTTRSMRIARPGVYATQASEVVGRSSRKPLQQGTPVLLELLSEPAVAKRGGAVLIVVRQGGLTATAKGVLLDDGAVGAVVRVRRSDNKKVVLRARVLDGDTVEVDVP; encoded by the coding sequence GTGCTCCGCCTTTTTTTTATAGCGCTTCTGGGGGCGGGACTTCCTCTCGGGTTCCCGGGGGAGCTCCGCGCGGAGCGGGGGATCCGGGTCGAGGTCCCCTCGGTCGTGCATGTGGACGCCACGGCCTTCATGTTGGGGGACATTGCACGGATATACGGCTCCGACAGCGCTCGGGAGGCTCTGAGTCCTCTGCTTCTCTCGTCGGAGGGGGGCTTCCTGGCCCGTGAATCGGTGGTTCGGGCCATCGAGGCCAGCGGGCTCGATGGGGTTCGCGTGGAGGTCCGAATGCCCCAAAGGGTACGGGTGCTGCCGGCGGAGGCGGGGGAGACGAGCTCCCACGAAGCGGGGCTTTCCCCTGACGAAAACCTGTCGTCTGTGATAAAATCACTCGCAGCATGGGACGGCGTCGTCGAGGTCGCCCATTCGGGGACGGTCCCTCAGGGGCGGCTCGTCTCCCCGGCCTCCCTGGTTCCGGGGACGCCGGCCGCGACGTTGCGTTTTCGCGACGCCGGGGGGCGGGAGCGGTCGCTGGGTGTGCGCCTGACCTGGACGCAGAACGTTCTCGTCATGGCGCGGTCCGTGCCCCGGGATCGCCCTCTGGCTGCCGCGGACCTCACGACGCGCTCGATGCGGATCGCCAGGCCGGGGGTCTATGCGACGCAGGCCTCCGAGGTCGTGGGGCGTTCCTCGCGCAAGCCCCTGCAACAGGGAACGCCCGTGTTGCTGGAGCTCCTGTCCGAGCCTGCGGTGGCGAAACGGGGCGGTGCGGTCCTGATCGTCGTGCGGCAGGGAGGGCTCACGGCCACCGCCAAGGGCGTGCTTCTGGACGACGGGGCCGTGGGGGCCGTCGTGAGGGTGCGCCGATCGGACAATAAAAAGGTGGTCCTCAGGGCCCGGGTTTTGGATGGCGATACGGTGGAGGTGGATGTTCCGTGA
- a CDS encoding flagellar basal body L-ring protein FlgH → MKKAKGWIRTAFLLLLFCCAAVGPAPEAKAASLWDDRTNWMADERPGRVGDIVTVLVNERTDAKDEATMDVKKSSNSSVSDGTGILNFIRRLTLTSDNSSKGDGSVERKHHARATVACLVTDVLPNGNLVIEGTRDVRTSEETLQFQLVGVIRPQDVNSNNQIRSELIANAELAVKGKGVISRTQKPGIITQILQAVF, encoded by the coding sequence GTGAAAAAAGCGAAGGGTTGGATCCGGACGGCTTTTCTCCTCCTGCTTTTTTGTTGTGCGGCGGTTGGGCCCGCACCTGAGGCGAAGGCCGCCTCTCTATGGGACGACAGGACGAACTGGATGGCGGACGAGCGCCCGGGGCGTGTGGGGGACATCGTGACGGTGCTGGTCAACGAGCGGACCGACGCCAAGGACGAGGCGACGATGGACGTGAAGAAGTCCTCGAACAGCTCGGTCAGCGACGGGACGGGGATCCTGAACTTCATCCGCCGCCTGACGCTGACCAGCGACAACAGCAGCAAGGGGGACGGCTCCGTGGAGCGCAAGCACCACGCCCGGGCGACCGTGGCCTGCCTGGTCACGGACGTGCTGCCCAACGGCAATTTGGTGATCGAAGGCACACGCGACGTCCGCACCAGCGAGGAGACGCTGCAGTTCCAGCTGGTCGGCGTGATCCGCCCCCAGGACGTCAACAGCAACAACCAGATCCGCAGCGAGCTGATCGCAAACGCCGAGTTGGCCGTGAAGGGCAAGGGGGTCATCTCCCGAACCCAGAAGCCCGGCATCATCACTCAGATCCTTCAGGCGGTTTTCTGA
- the flgG gene encoding flagellar basal-body rod protein FlgG: MLRSLWSSASGMIAQQTNLDVVAHNLANVNTQGYKKRRADFEDLLYQIGREPGTPIEPNSMVPTGVQVGLGTRVIATPSFMTQGNFQITDNPLDWAIAGKTMAGQNAYFQVTQMDGTIAYTRAGAWDVDADGQVVNHDGLLLEPAVVIPRDAVAIQLSPDGIVSVRMPGQTELQEVGQLELARFINPAGLRAEGNRLFIETEASGPAILGQPGADGMPEVRQGVLEMSNVQVVEEMVEMIIAQRAYEANSKGVQTADDLLRIANGLKR, translated from the coding sequence ATGTTGAGATCACTCTGGTCCAGCGCCTCGGGCATGATCGCCCAGCAGACCAACCTTGACGTCGTCGCCCACAACCTGGCGAACGTCAACACCCAGGGATACAAGAAGCGCCGCGCCGATTTCGAGGATCTGCTCTATCAGATCGGAAGGGAGCCCGGGACGCCGATAGAGCCGAACTCCATGGTTCCGACCGGCGTCCAGGTGGGGTTGGGCACGCGGGTGATCGCGACCCCCAGCTTCATGACCCAGGGGAACTTTCAGATCACGGACAACCCCCTGGACTGGGCGATCGCCGGAAAGACCATGGCGGGGCAGAACGCCTATTTTCAGGTGACCCAGATGGACGGGACGATCGCCTACACCCGTGCGGGGGCGTGGGACGTGGATGCCGACGGGCAGGTCGTCAACCACGACGGGCTGCTGCTGGAGCCCGCCGTCGTCATCCCCCGCGACGCCGTCGCCATACAGCTGAGCCCGGACGGCATCGTCTCCGTCAGGATGCCCGGTCAGACGGAGCTGCAGGAGGTCGGTCAGCTGGAGCTTGCGCGTTTCATCAATCCTGCAGGGCTGAGGGCCGAGGGGAACAGGCTCTTCATCGAGACGGAGGCCAGCGGCCCCGCCATTCTGGGACAGCCCGGAGCGGACGGGATGCCCGAGGTGCGCCAGGGCGTTCTGGAGATGTCCAACGTTCAGGTCGTCGAGGAGATGGTGGAGATGATCATCGCCCAGCGGGCCTACGAGGCCAACTCGAAAGGCGTCCAGACGGCGGACGACCTGCTGAGGATCGCCAACGGGCTGAAGCGTTAG
- the rpsK gene encoding 30S ribosomal protein S11, with translation MAKRTVRRGKKREKKNISYGVAHIYSTFNNTILCISDRGGNVLSWSSGGNVGFKGTRKSTPFAAQISAQQVAKGAQEHGVQEIDVIVKGPGPGRESAIRSLQAAGLQVNLIKDTTPIPHNGCRPPKRRRV, from the coding sequence GTGGCCAAAAGAACGGTCCGTAGGGGCAAGAAGCGTGAAAAGAAAAATATAAGCTATGGGGTGGCGCACATCTATTCCACCTTCAACAATACGATTCTGTGCATCAGCGACCGGGGCGGCAATGTCCTCTCCTGGTCCAGCGGGGGCAACGTGGGCTTCAAGGGTACCCGAAAGTCCACTCCTTTTGCGGCCCAGATCTCGGCTCAGCAGGTGGCCAAGGGGGCTCAGGAGCATGGTGTTCAGGAGATCGACGTTATCGTGAAGGGGCCGGGGCCGGGCCGCGAGTCCGCCATCCGCTCCCTTCAGGCGGCGGGCCTTCAGGTCAACCTGATCAAGGACACGACGCCCATTCCTCACAACGGTTGCCGTCCGCCGAAAAGACGCCGCGTCTAA
- the mreB gene encoding rod shape-determining protein: MFGTDIGIDLGTATILIFEKRRGVVLREPSVVAVDQDTGNILAVGYEAKNMVGRTPGSIVSVRPLRDGVIANYSMTEAMLQHFMRRVTRGWQRFFRNRAMICVPSGATDVERRAVLEAALEVGAKEAYLIEEPMAAAIGAKLNVEEARGKMVVDVGGGTADIAVISLGGVVVSKSLRIGGDKFDEGIMRYLRRQYNLAIGEQTAENLKIMIGTCIPMDEEQRMVIKGRDLVQGLPRQIEVTSSAVNMAIGEMVQTLVDGVRNVLELTPPELSADIIDRGIVLTGGGSLLKGLPELISQQTGINCFTAENPMECVALGTGRALAEIDKLRGSGRSGILVNVRKGRKRR, encoded by the coding sequence ATGTTCGGAACGGATATTGGCATAGATTTGGGTACGGCGACGATTCTGATCTTCGAGAAGAGGCGCGGCGTCGTGCTGCGGGAGCCCTCGGTGGTCGCCGTGGATCAGGACACCGGCAACATCCTGGCCGTCGGGTACGAGGCGAAGAACATGGTCGGGCGTACCCCGGGCAGCATCGTCTCCGTGCGTCCCCTCCGGGACGGCGTCATCGCGAACTACTCGATGACCGAGGCGATGCTCCAGCATTTCATGAGGCGCGTCACACGGGGCTGGCAGCGATTTTTTCGGAACAGGGCGATGATCTGCGTCCCCTCCGGGGCCACGGACGTGGAGCGCCGGGCCGTCTTGGAGGCGGCGCTGGAGGTCGGGGCCAAGGAGGCCTATCTGATCGAGGAGCCCATGGCGGCCGCCATAGGCGCCAAGCTGAACGTGGAGGAGGCCCGCGGCAAGATGGTCGTGGACGTCGGCGGCGGGACCGCGGACATCGCGGTGATCTCGCTGGGGGGCGTCGTCGTCTCCAAATCGCTCCGGATCGGAGGGGACAAGTTCGACGAGGGGATCATGCGCTACCTCCGCCGGCAGTACAACCTCGCCATCGGCGAGCAGACGGCCGAAAATCTCAAGATCATGATCGGGACCTGCATCCCCATGGACGAGGAGCAGCGCATGGTCATCAAGGGGCGGGACCTCGTCCAGGGGCTGCCGCGGCAGATCGAGGTGACGAGCTCCGCCGTCAACATGGCGATCGGAGAGATGGTCCAGACCCTCGTCGACGGGGTGCGCAACGTTCTGGAATTAACGCCGCCGGAGCTTTCGGCCGATATCATAGACAGGGGCATCGTGCTGACCGGGGGCGGATCCCTTTTGAAGGGACTTCCGGAGCTGATCTCCCAGCAGACGGGGATCAACTGCTTTACCGCGGAGAACCCGATGGAATGTGTGGCGCTCGGGACGGGCAGGGCCCTGGCGGAGATCGACAAGCTGCGGGGCTCCGGCCGGAGCGGCATTCTGGTGAACGTCCGCAAGGGACGCAAGCGCCGCTAG
- a CDS encoding flagellar hook-basal body protein: MHKGLYAACSAMLVQETHLDVVTNNLANVDTLGFRRRVPVNAEFSAHLDRIERISEDGETKITTAVPFTMNWKGKQTIGTLALANVFSESAMDTASGAVRVTDNPLDLLIEGPGFFAVQDGAGNTFYTRQGSFALSEEGVVVTHDGMTLQGDGGAIEVGGATRLVVTPNGQIHADGEIVGTIPLYTFERPTYLRQVGKNLLVPNEASGPAEASEEVRIVGGALEMSNVSVVEEMVRMIEAQRAYEGASKALMTHDEQTGKLITAYSRG; encoded by the coding sequence TTGCACAAAGGGCTTTATGCGGCCTGTTCCGCGATGCTCGTTCAGGAGACGCACCTGGACGTGGTGACGAACAACCTGGCGAACGTCGACACGCTCGGCTTTCGCCGCCGTGTCCCCGTGAATGCCGAGTTCAGCGCCCATCTGGATCGTATCGAGAGGATCTCGGAGGACGGAGAGACCAAGATCACGACCGCCGTGCCGTTCACCATGAACTGGAAGGGCAAGCAGACGATCGGGACCTTGGCCCTGGCCAACGTCTTTTCGGAGAGTGCTATGGACACCGCATCCGGCGCCGTCCGGGTAACGGACAATCCTCTGGACCTCCTGATCGAGGGGCCCGGTTTCTTCGCGGTCCAGGATGGTGCGGGCAACACCTTTTACACGCGCCAGGGAAGCTTTGCGCTCTCGGAGGAGGGCGTTGTCGTTACGCATGACGGCATGACGCTCCAGGGCGACGGCGGGGCGATCGAGGTGGGCGGGGCGACGCGGCTGGTCGTGACGCCCAACGGGCAGATCCATGCCGACGGGGAGATCGTCGGGACGATCCCTCTCTACACCTTCGAGCGGCCGACCTACCTTCGGCAGGTCGGGAAGAACCTCCTGGTGCCGAACGAGGCCTCGGGCCCGGCGGAGGCTTCCGAGGAAGTGCGGATCGTGGGAGGTGCCCTCGAAATGTCCAACGTCAGCGTCGTCGAGGAGATGGTGCGCATGATCGAGGCCCAGCGGGCTTACGAGGGGGCGTCGAAAGCCCTCATGACCCACGACGAGCAGACGGGCAAGCTCATCACCGCCTACAGCAGGGGCTAG